The following coding sequences lie in one Mesorhizobium sp. NZP2298 genomic window:
- a CDS encoding CTP synthase, with product MTPMARYVFITGGVVSSLGKGIAAAALGALLQARGYRARIKKLDPYLNVDPGTMSPYQHGEVFVTDDGAETDLDLGHYERFTGRSANQQDNITTGRIYKNIIERERRGDYLGATVQVIPHVTDEIKNFVLNGNDDYDFVLCEIGGTVGDIEAMPFLEAIRQLGNDLPRNNAVYVHLTLMPYIPTAGELKTKPTQHSVKELRGIGIAPDILLVRADRAIPKEERRKLSLFCNVRESAVIQALDVPHIYDVPMAYHKEGLDSEVLAAFGIDPAPKPRMEPWQKVSDRIHNPEGEVTIAIVGKYTGLKDAYKSLIEALSHGGLANHVKVKLDWIESEIFEKEDPTPWLEKVHGILVPGGFGERGSEGKILAAKFARERKVPYFGICFGMQMACIEAARSLAGVEHASSTEFGPTNEPVVGLMTEWLKGNMLEKRRETGDLGGTMRLGAYQADLAKGSKIADIYGDTQISERHRHRYEVNIDYKERLEDCGLVFAGMSPDGVLPETVEYPDHPWFIGVQYHPELKSRPLDPHPLFASFIEAAVEQSRLV from the coding sequence ATGACTCCCATGGCGCGATATGTATTCATCACAGGCGGCGTGGTTTCCTCACTTGGAAAAGGCATTGCCGCAGCGGCCCTTGGGGCTCTCCTGCAGGCGCGAGGCTATCGCGCACGCATCAAAAAACTCGACCCTTACCTCAACGTCGATCCCGGCACGATGTCGCCGTACCAGCATGGCGAGGTGTTCGTCACCGATGACGGTGCCGAGACCGACCTCGATCTTGGCCACTACGAGCGCTTCACCGGCCGCTCGGCCAATCAGCAGGACAACATCACCACCGGCCGAATCTACAAGAACATCATCGAGCGTGAGCGGCGCGGCGACTATCTCGGCGCCACCGTCCAGGTCATCCCGCACGTCACCGACGAGATCAAGAATTTCGTCCTCAACGGCAATGACGACTATGATTTCGTGCTGTGCGAGATCGGCGGCACGGTCGGCGACATCGAGGCGATGCCGTTCCTCGAGGCGATCCGCCAACTCGGAAACGATCTGCCGCGCAACAATGCCGTCTATGTGCATCTGACCTTGATGCCATACATTCCGACGGCGGGTGAATTGAAAACCAAGCCGACCCAGCACTCGGTCAAAGAACTGCGCGGCATCGGCATCGCTCCCGACATCCTGCTGGTCCGTGCCGACCGCGCCATCCCCAAGGAAGAGCGCCGCAAACTGTCTCTGTTCTGCAATGTCCGGGAAAGCGCGGTCATTCAGGCGCTCGACGTGCCGCATATCTACGACGTGCCGATGGCCTACCACAAGGAAGGGCTTGATTCGGAAGTGCTGGCCGCCTTCGGCATCGACCCGGCGCCGAAGCCGCGCATGGAGCCCTGGCAGAAGGTCTCCGACCGCATCCACAATCCGGAAGGCGAGGTGACCATTGCCATCGTCGGCAAGTATACCGGCCTCAAGGACGCCTACAAATCGCTGATCGAGGCGCTGTCGCATGGCGGGCTCGCCAACCACGTCAAGGTCAAGCTCGACTGGATCGAATCGGAGATCTTCGAAAAGGAAGATCCGACGCCATGGCTGGAGAAGGTGCATGGCATCCTGGTTCCCGGCGGCTTTGGCGAACGTGGCTCCGAAGGCAAGATCCTGGCGGCGAAGTTCGCGCGCGAGCGCAAGGTGCCGTATTTCGGCATCTGCTTCGGCATGCAGATGGCTTGCATCGAGGCGGCGCGCTCGCTGGCGGGCGTCGAGCATGCGTCTTCGACCGAGTTCGGCCCCACCAACGAGCCGGTCGTCGGCCTGATGACCGAATGGCTGAAAGGCAACATGCTAGAGAAGCGCCGCGAGACCGGCGATCTCGGCGGGACCATGCGGCTTGGCGCCTATCAGGCCGATCTCGCCAAGGGATCCAAGATCGCCGATATCTATGGCGACACGCAGATTTCCGAGCGCCATCGCCACCGCTACGAGGTCAATATCGACTACAAGGAGCGGCTCGAGGATTGCGGCCTGGTGTTTGCCGGCATGTCGCCGGACGGCGTGCTGCCGGAAACGGTCGAATATCCCGACCATCCGTGGTTCATCGGCGTGCAGTACCACCCCGAGCTGAAGAGCCGGCCGCTCGATCCGCATCCGCTGTTCGCCAGCTTCATCGAGGCGGCGGTCGAGCAGAGCAGATTGGTGTAG
- a CDS encoding DUF1697 domain-containing protein, translating into MQTYVALLYSIILGAGRRVVMSDLKAMAESLGLRNVRTLVATGNLVFESEKTAIPVLERRLEAAFETAFGRHVDIIVRSAGDWLKLASRSPFPTESTDAGDQVAVRVMRKAVAEDVLPGLQAHAAEDETVLLVGGDIWLVFSRERPSSRLLAAANHKRMGVGTSRNWNTVRRLAEMVGGRQ; encoded by the coding sequence ATGCAGACCTATGTGGCGCTCCTCTACAGCATCATTCTTGGCGCGGGGCGGCGGGTCGTCATGTCGGACCTCAAGGCGATGGCGGAAAGCCTTGGCCTCAGGAACGTTCGCACTTTGGTGGCGACCGGCAACCTTGTCTTCGAGAGTGAAAAGACTGCCATCCCCGTCCTTGAAAGGCGGCTGGAGGCCGCTTTCGAAACGGCTTTTGGCCGCCACGTCGACATCATTGTCCGCAGCGCCGGAGATTGGCTGAAACTCGCGTCACGCAGTCCATTCCCCACCGAATCGACGGACGCCGGCGATCAGGTCGCGGTGCGCGTGATGCGCAAAGCCGTGGCCGAAGATGTCCTGCCAGGGCTTCAGGCGCATGCCGCCGAGGACGAGACGGTGCTCTTGGTCGGCGGCGACATATGGCTCGTCTTCTCGCGTGAAAGACCAAGCTCACGGTTGCTTGCGGCCGCCAATCACAAGCGCATGGGCGTAGGCACGTCACGCAACTGGAATACGGTGCGCAGATTGGCCGAGATGGTGGGCGGCAGGCAGTAG
- a CDS encoding NCS1 family nucleobase:cation symporter-1, with protein MTIQGASPDLYNEDLAPAKVRNWGAFSIFNVWTSDVHSLWGYYLAASLFLFCGGFVNFIIAIGIGSLIIYALMNMVGYAGVKTGVPYPVLARASFGVWGANIPALVRAIVACFWYGAQTAAASGAIVALLTRMQWFDEFNKTSHLLGHSTLEVICFVIIWALQLLIIQRGMETVRRFQDWAGPAVWVMMLLLAIYLCVKSGTFAFTSDIPMDVLREKTADAGIPGDPGSWTALFGVAAIWVTYFSALYLNFCDFARYAPDKASLRKGNIWGLPVNLILFSLVAGVTTIAAYDVYHEVLLHPDQISAKFDSWFLAALAALTFAVATLGINVVANFVSPAFDFSNVFPRQIDFKKGGYIAALIALVLYPFAPWEGGAAHFVGVIGATMGPIFGVMMVDYYLIRKGEVDVEALYREHGEFRFQGGWHVNAFIAAGIGAVFSSILPNFTNWLPAWWGVYGWFFGVSIAGVIYYVLRTAAVGAGARTAKA; from the coding sequence ATGACGATACAGGGCGCATCGCCTGACCTTTACAATGAGGACCTCGCTCCAGCCAAAGTTCGAAACTGGGGAGCATTTTCGATCTTCAACGTCTGGACGTCGGACGTCCATAGCCTGTGGGGCTATTATCTCGCCGCCAGTCTGTTTCTGTTCTGCGGCGGCTTCGTCAATTTCATCATAGCCATCGGCATCGGGTCTCTGATCATCTACGCGCTGATGAACATGGTCGGCTATGCCGGCGTGAAAACCGGCGTGCCCTACCCCGTGCTTGCACGCGCCTCCTTCGGTGTCTGGGGAGCCAACATACCGGCGCTGGTGCGCGCCATCGTCGCCTGCTTCTGGTATGGCGCGCAAACCGCGGCCGCATCCGGCGCGATCGTGGCCTTGTTGACCCGCATGCAATGGTTCGACGAGTTCAACAAGACGTCGCATCTTCTCGGCCATTCCACACTGGAAGTGATCTGCTTCGTCATTATCTGGGCGCTGCAGCTGCTGATCATCCAGAGAGGCATGGAAACGGTACGCCGCTTCCAGGATTGGGCTGGGCCCGCGGTCTGGGTGATGATGCTGCTCCTGGCCATCTATCTCTGCGTCAAGTCAGGGACCTTCGCCTTCACCAGCGATATTCCAATGGATGTGCTGCGCGAAAAGACCGCCGATGCCGGCATTCCCGGCGATCCCGGATCGTGGACGGCACTCTTCGGGGTTGCCGCGATCTGGGTGACCTATTTCTCGGCGCTTTATCTCAATTTCTGCGACTTCGCCCGCTATGCGCCGGATAAGGCTTCGCTGCGCAAGGGCAACATCTGGGGCCTGCCGGTCAACCTGATCCTGTTCTCGCTGGTCGCTGGCGTCACCACCATTGCTGCCTATGATGTCTATCACGAAGTGCTGCTGCATCCCGACCAGATCTCGGCTAAGTTCGACAGCTGGTTCCTGGCTGCCCTTGCCGCGCTGACCTTCGCGGTGGCGACGCTCGGCATCAACGTCGTCGCCAATTTCGTCTCGCCGGCCTTCGACTTCTCCAACGTCTTCCCGCGCCAGATCGACTTCAAGAAGGGCGGCTACATCGCGGCGCTGATCGCGCTGGTGCTCTATCCCTTCGCCCCGTGGGAAGGCGGCGCGGCGCATTTTGTCGGCGTCATCGGCGCGACAATGGGACCGATCTTCGGCGTCATGATGGTCGACTACTATCTGATCCGCAAAGGCGAGGTCGACGTCGAGGCGCTTTATCGCGAGCATGGCGAGTTCCGTTTCCAGGGCGGCTGGCATGTCAATGCCTTCATCGCCGCCGGCATTGGTGCTGTCTTCTCGTCGATCCTGCCGAACTTCACCAACTGGCTGCCGGCCTGGTGGGGCGTCTACGGCTGGTTCTTCGGTGTCTCCATCGCCGGCGTCATCTACTACGTGCTGCGCACCGCCGCCGTGGGTGCGGGCGCCAGGACGGCGAAGGCTTGA
- a CDS encoding LysR substrate-binding domain-containing protein — protein sequence MALPSLNGMRAFEAAARLGSIKDAAEELHLTPSAISRHIRALERNLGQDLFERGFRQITPTIRGSYYARSLSEAFEAIWRATDDVSLADGPSHGRTQRVRVLCVPAVLNLWLADRLPNFRRLHPTVELEISTSGKRANFDLAIVDEFVYKAGPALTLLIPLVLTPVCAPSLLEGPVPLRSPADLVNHHLIHECETMRWRRWLEQEGVSDTTPKSSTTLDDCTLIMREAINGAGIALADTMMAQDFLEQGKLVAPFRARHTYPAGIYLHQRRSIGNKPGTGLFQDWLLSEVEDHKRVMAIT from the coding sequence ATGGCCTTACCATCACTCAATGGCATGCGCGCTTTCGAGGCCGCCGCACGTCTCGGCAGCATCAAGGATGCGGCCGAAGAACTGCACCTGACGCCCTCGGCCATAAGCCGCCACATCCGCGCGCTTGAAAGAAATCTCGGCCAGGATCTGTTCGAGCGCGGCTTTCGCCAGATAACGCCGACCATCAGGGGCTCTTACTATGCGCGCAGCCTTTCCGAGGCGTTCGAAGCCATCTGGCGCGCCACCGACGATGTCAGCCTCGCCGATGGCCCGAGCCACGGCAGGACCCAACGTGTCCGGGTGTTATGCGTGCCGGCCGTTCTGAACCTTTGGCTGGCGGACCGTTTGCCGAACTTTCGCCGGCTGCATCCGACGGTGGAACTGGAGATCTCGACATCAGGCAAGCGCGCCAACTTCGATTTGGCCATTGTCGACGAGTTCGTCTACAAGGCCGGCCCCGCCCTGACGCTGCTGATCCCGCTGGTTCTGACGCCTGTCTGCGCGCCCTCACTGCTCGAAGGGCCTGTGCCGCTGCGATCGCCCGCTGATCTGGTCAATCACCATCTGATCCATGAATGCGAGACCATGAGATGGAGGCGGTGGCTGGAGCAGGAAGGTGTTTCGGATACGACGCCGAAATCCAGCACGACGCTGGATGATTGCACGCTGATCATGCGCGAGGCGATCAATGGGGCCGGAATTGCGCTTGCCGACACGATGATGGCACAGGATTTTCTTGAGCAAGGCAAACTTGTCGCCCCGTTTCGTGCCCGCCACACCTACCCGGCCGGCATTTATCTGCACCAGCGTCGCAGCATCGGCAACAAGCCAGGCACCGGCCTGTTTCAGGATTGGCTATTGTCCGAAGTCGAGGACCACAAGCGGGTAATGGCCATCACCTAG
- a CDS encoding leucyl aminopeptidase, protein MPQSPVPVFETVDEISPEASVVVILQTAQTGFGPQAAALDAEMGGILSRACSDPAALAESGTCIDLIAPQAVSARRVVVLALGKAEAVSALSLARAGGLLAAHLEGKGECAATLVLDPIAGAGLPGAEILARVALGMRLRRYRFDMRNRRQGAGADRTLRVQLVGASSAELTPALARVNAIADGVEYARTLVNLPPNHLHPDNFHDHLEPLREAGIDIEMLDAAQLKELGMNALLAVGSGSARPPRVAVLRYRGKGAPSQPLAFVGKGVCFDSGGLCIKRGEQMFDMKADMGGAAAVVGLLIALARQGSPVHAIGVLGIAENMPSGTALKPRDIITTASGQTVEVFDTDAEGRLLLADCLHYAATRFNPSVIVDLATLTYSVTRGLGSIFAGLFSTDDAIASQMIAAGETVGERFWRLPLDRAYDEGLQSPFADLRHHAKDMEDGDAPYAAAFLRHFTEDRPWVHLDIASKELTDTDRPLGRQGATAFGVQMLEEWVQASRGVN, encoded by the coding sequence ATGCCTCAATCGCCGGTGCCGGTATTCGAAACGGTGGACGAGATTTCCCCAGAGGCCTCTGTCGTCGTGATCTTGCAAACTGCCCAAACAGGCTTTGGCCCCCAGGCAGCGGCGCTGGATGCTGAAATGGGCGGGATTCTGTCCCGCGCCTGCTCCGACCCGGCCGCACTGGCCGAATCCGGCACCTGCATCGATCTCATCGCCCCTCAGGCCGTATCGGCCCGGCGCGTAGTCGTCCTGGCCCTGGGCAAAGCTGAAGCCGTGAGCGCCCTGTCCTTGGCGCGGGCCGGCGGTTTGCTTGCCGCGCATCTGGAAGGCAAGGGCGAATGCGCCGCCACGCTTGTCCTCGACCCTATTGCCGGTGCCGGCTTGCCCGGAGCCGAGATCTTGGCGCGCGTCGCGCTTGGCATGCGGCTGCGGCGCTATCGTTTCGACATGCGCAACCGGCGCCAGGGGGCGGGAGCGGATCGAACCCTGCGGGTGCAACTGGTCGGAGCAAGTAGCGCGGAGCTGACCCCGGCGCTGGCCCGGGTCAATGCAATCGCCGATGGCGTCGAATACGCGCGCACGCTGGTCAACCTGCCGCCGAACCATCTCCACCCCGACAATTTCCACGATCATTTGGAGCCGCTGCGCGAGGCCGGCATCGACATCGAAATGCTCGATGCCGCGCAACTGAAAGAGCTCGGCATGAACGCGCTGCTGGCGGTCGGCTCCGGCTCGGCGCGGCCGCCACGGGTGGCTGTGCTGCGCTATCGCGGCAAGGGTGCTCCCTCCCAGCCGCTGGCGTTCGTCGGCAAAGGCGTCTGTTTCGATTCCGGAGGTCTCTGCATCAAGCGCGGCGAGCAGATGTTCGACATGAAGGCCGATATGGGCGGGGCGGCGGCGGTGGTCGGCCTTCTGATCGCGCTCGCCCGGCAAGGCAGCCCGGTACACGCCATTGGCGTTCTCGGTATTGCCGAGAACATGCCGTCCGGCACCGCTCTCAAACCGCGCGACATCATCACGACGGCCTCGGGACAGACCGTCGAAGTGTTCGATACGGACGCCGAAGGGCGTCTGCTCCTGGCCGATTGCCTCCACTACGCGGCAACACGCTTCAATCCGTCGGTGATCGTCGATCTGGCGACGCTGACCTATTCGGTGACGCGTGGCCTGGGATCGATATTCGCCGGCCTGTTCAGCACCGACGATGCAATCGCCTCGCAGATGATCGCGGCCGGTGAAACCGTCGGCGAGCGGTTCTGGCGGCTGCCGCTCGACCGTGCCTATGACGAGGGGCTGCAATCGCCATTCGCCGACCTCCGCCACCATGCCAAGGACATGGAGGATGGCGACGCTCCCTATGCAGCTGCTTTCCTGCGCCATTTCACGGAAGACCGCCCGTGGGTGCATCTCGACATCGCCAGCAAGGAATTGACCGACACCGATCGGCCCTTGGGCAGGCAAGGTGCCACCGCCTTCGGCGTACAGATGCTGGAAGAGTGGGTGCAGGCCAGCCGCGGGGTTAACTAG
- a CDS encoding proline iminopeptidase-family hydrolase, whose amino-acid sequence MSSEIIGREGRATFRGYETWYRISGDIDAAKAPLVILHGGPGAAHNYVDAYKLLARRDRAVIHYDQLGCGNSTLLPEKGADFWTPLLFIDELENLVDRLGIRTGFHVLGQSWGGMLGAEYAVTRPKGLKSLTIANSPASMKLWVEEANRLRADLPEDVQETLTRHEQAGTTDDPAYQAATMVFYERHVCRVVPFPPEVTETFAQVVRNPTVYNLMNGPNEFHVIGTLKNWSIIDRLPAIDVPTLIISGRHDEATPATVQPFKDGIKGSRWEIFEHSSHMPHVEEQDACMRAVGDFLDHNDN is encoded by the coding sequence ATGTCGTCTGAGATCATTGGCAGGGAAGGGCGGGCCACCTTCCGCGGCTATGAGACCTGGTATCGGATCTCTGGCGACATCGACGCCGCCAAGGCCCCGCTGGTGATCCTGCATGGTGGGCCAGGCGCTGCCCACAACTATGTCGATGCCTACAAGCTTCTTGCCCGAAGAGATCGCGCCGTCATCCACTACGACCAGTTGGGCTGCGGCAATTCCACATTGCTGCCCGAGAAAGGCGCCGACTTCTGGACACCTCTGCTTTTCATCGACGAGCTTGAAAACCTGGTCGACCGTCTTGGCATTCGCACGGGCTTCCATGTGCTTGGCCAGAGCTGGGGTGGCATGCTGGGTGCCGAATATGCGGTCACGCGGCCGAAAGGCCTGAAGTCGCTGACCATCGCCAATTCGCCGGCTTCGATGAAGCTGTGGGTCGAAGAGGCCAACCGGTTGCGCGCCGACCTGCCCGAGGACGTGCAGGAGACACTGACCCGCCACGAGCAGGCCGGCACGACGGACGATCCGGCCTACCAGGCAGCGACGATGGTTTTCTACGAGCGGCATGTCTGCCGGGTCGTGCCGTTCCCGCCAGAGGTGACGGAGACCTTCGCCCAGGTTGTGCGCAATCCCACCGTCTATAATTTGATGAATGGGCCGAACGAGTTCCACGTCATCGGAACCCTGAAGAATTGGAGCATCATCGACCGCCTGCCGGCCATCGATGTTCCCACGCTGATCATCTCCGGACGTCACGACGAGGCCACGCCCGCGACCGTGCAGCCCTTCAAGGACGGCATCAAAGGATCGCGCTGGGAGATATTCGAGCACTCCAGCCACATGCCGCATGTCGAAGAACAGGATGCGTGCATGCGGGCGGTGGGAGACTTCCTGGACCACAACGACAACTGA
- a CDS encoding ABC transporter substrate-binding protein, translating to MKKLLLAASAAALLAGAWLSPAQAEYLKEHRGGTIRLLARSAAGTLDPHINYTDQGWQMYQPIYDGLVAFRKAEGMDGFTIVPDLAEALPEVTNDGKTFTFKLRKGIKFSSGQDLGVKDVVASFQRIFKVSGPTSGTFYAGIVGADKCLADTKGCTLEGGVVGDEAAGTITVNLTKPDAEILYKLALPHAVILPADTPAEDMGSKPIPSTGPYMISAFDPNKGMTVSRNPNFKQWSEEAQPDGYPDVVQYDFGLSEEAAVTAIQNGEADWMFDALPSDRLGELGSKSMDQLHISPLSAWWYAPLNNRLAPFDNEKARQAVAYAIDRNTLVKLFGGKVLASPVCQVLPPDFPGHEDYCPFTKDPGTKWSAPDLDKAKQLVEESGTKGQKVTIIVEDTAISRSIGVYLQSVLTTIGYVADVKPISSNIQFTYIQNTNNKVQMSVTQWYKDYPAASDFLNILFSCASFREGSDASINIAGFCDKDIDAKMQKALDLGVTDQKAADKLWAEIDKQVTDKAPAVGLFTPKRLDFVSKRVGNFKFNRQFNWMITQSWVQ from the coding sequence ATGAAGAAACTGCTTCTGGCGGCATCAGCCGCGGCATTGCTGGCCGGCGCGTGGCTTTCTCCGGCACAGGCCGAATATCTCAAGGAGCACCGAGGCGGCACCATCCGCCTTCTGGCCCGCTCCGCGGCGGGTACACTCGATCCGCATATCAACTACACCGACCAGGGCTGGCAGATGTACCAGCCGATCTATGACGGGCTCGTGGCCTTCCGCAAGGCCGAGGGCATGGACGGCTTCACCATCGTTCCCGACCTGGCAGAGGCGCTGCCCGAGGTTACCAATGACGGCAAGACCTTCACCTTCAAATTGCGCAAAGGCATCAAGTTCTCCAGCGGCCAGGATCTTGGCGTGAAGGATGTCGTCGCCTCATTCCAGCGCATCTTCAAGGTTTCAGGGCCGACCTCCGGCACGTTCTATGCCGGCATCGTCGGCGCCGACAAATGCCTGGCCGACACCAAGGGCTGCACGCTGGAAGGCGGCGTTGTCGGCGATGAAGCGGCGGGCACCATCACCGTCAACCTCACCAAGCCTGACGCCGAAATCCTCTACAAGCTGGCCTTGCCGCATGCCGTGATCCTGCCGGCGGATACGCCAGCCGAAGACATGGGCTCCAAGCCCATCCCCAGCACCGGTCCGTACATGATCTCCGCCTTCGACCCCAACAAAGGAATGACGGTTTCGCGCAATCCCAATTTCAAGCAGTGGAGCGAGGAAGCACAGCCGGACGGCTATCCGGACGTTGTCCAATATGATTTCGGCCTGTCCGAGGAAGCGGCCGTCACCGCGATCCAGAACGGCGAAGCGGACTGGATGTTCGACGCATTGCCGAGCGACCGCCTGGGCGAACTTGGCAGCAAGTCCATGGACCAGTTGCACATCTCGCCGCTTTCGGCCTGGTGGTACGCCCCGTTGAACAACCGCCTCGCTCCATTCGACAATGAAAAGGCGCGCCAGGCTGTTGCCTATGCGATCGACCGCAACACACTGGTCAAGCTGTTCGGCGGCAAGGTGCTGGCATCGCCGGTCTGCCAGGTTCTGCCGCCGGACTTCCCCGGCCACGAAGACTATTGCCCCTTCACCAAGGACCCCGGCACCAAATGGTCGGCGCCTGATCTCGACAAGGCTAAGCAGCTCGTCGAGGAATCGGGAACCAAGGGCCAGAAGGTGACCATCATCGTCGAGGATACCGCCATTTCGCGGTCGATCGGCGTCTACCTGCAGAGTGTGCTGACGACCATCGGCTATGTGGCCGACGTCAAGCCGATCTCGTCCAATATCCAGTTCACCTACATCCAGAACACCAACAACAAAGTGCAGATGTCCGTCACCCAATGGTACAAGGACTACCCGGCGGCTTCGGACTTCCTGAACATCCTGTTCAGCTGCGCTTCCTTCCGTGAGGGTTCGGATGCTTCGATCAACATCGCCGGCTTCTGCGACAAGGACATCGATGCCAAGATGCAAAAGGCGCTGGACCTTGGCGTGACCGACCAGAAAGCCGCCGACAAATTGTGGGCCGAAATCGACAAGCAAGTCACGGACAAGGCACCGGCCGTCGGCCTCTTCACGCCGAAGCGGCTTGACTTCGTCAGCAAACGGGTTGGCAATTTCAAGTTCAACCGGCAGTTCAACTGGATGATCACCCAGTCCTGGGTGCAGTAA
- a CDS encoding ABC transporter permease, which translates to MSNQAVAMPRKTRGPWAVAFAKLARDRAAMASLAVFLLIVLACLSAPLYAQWAGVDPFASTLDAVIQIDGTDVPVMEQSTEGLGLGYTPIGPTWRLGNYFLGADSQGRDVMARMLYGGLSSLLISGAATIFTLIIGTAAGLIAGYFGGVTDTVLSRLLDVLWAFPIYLLAISLSIVTIAQGIRIGPIDIESGSLWLPVIIIGIVYVPYVARPIRGQVLSLRHSEFVLAAINLGVPGWRILWRDILPNITTTLIVFVPLMMALNMLTESALSFLSIGVQPPAASWGTIIQDGQALLYTRPLVALVPGLAIAVSVMALNVFGDGLRDALDPRSKVRLGRD; encoded by the coding sequence GTGTCGAACCAAGCTGTCGCCATGCCGCGCAAGACGCGAGGGCCCTGGGCCGTCGCGTTTGCGAAGCTGGCAAGGGACAGGGCCGCGATGGCGTCCCTGGCCGTGTTCCTCCTCATCGTCCTTGCCTGCCTCAGTGCACCTCTCTATGCGCAATGGGCAGGCGTGGACCCCTTCGCCTCGACGCTCGACGCCGTCATCCAGATCGACGGCACCGACGTCCCGGTGATGGAACAATCGACCGAGGGGCTCGGGCTCGGCTACACGCCGATCGGTCCGACCTGGCGGCTCGGCAATTATTTCCTCGGCGCCGACAGTCAGGGGCGCGATGTCATGGCCCGGATGCTTTATGGCGGGCTGAGCTCGCTGCTGATCTCCGGGGCGGCCACCATCTTCACGCTGATCATCGGCACGGCGGCGGGACTGATCGCCGGCTATTTCGGTGGCGTCACCGACACGGTGCTGTCGCGCTTGCTGGATGTCCTGTGGGCGTTTCCGATCTACCTGCTGGCGATTTCGCTTTCCATCGTCACCATCGCGCAGGGGATCAGGATCGGGCCGATAGATATCGAGTCCGGCAGCCTTTGGTTGCCGGTTATCATCATCGGCATCGTCTACGTGCCCTATGTGGCTCGACCGATACGAGGGCAGGTCCTGTCGCTGCGCCACAGCGAGTTCGTGCTCGCCGCGATCAATCTGGGCGTGCCGGGATGGCGCATCCTGTGGCGCGATATCCTGCCCAACATCACCACCACGCTGATCGTTTTCGTGCCGCTGATGATGGCGCTGAACATGCTGACGGAATCGGCACTCTCCTTCCTGTCGATCGGCGTGCAGCCGCCGGCGGCGAGCTGGGGCACCATCATCCAGGACGGACAGGCGCTGCTTTACACCAGGCCGCTGGTGGCACTGGTTCCGGGCCTGGCGATCGCGGTTTCGGTCATGGCGCTCAATGTCTTCGGCGACGGGCTGCGCGACGCGCTCGACCCGCGCTCCAAGGTTCGGCTGGGGCGCGACTGA
- a CDS encoding ABC transporter permease produces the protein MIYAILRRFGQMLFVMFGISVIVFLIFFATPGADPAARIAGRNASPEVLEAVRHSFGFDRPLYVQYVKMMEKIFVTGDLTSFVNRGWKVVPAVMDSIPVTLSLVFGAAILWVVVSIIIGIVAAATRDSWLDKLLMALGLLGISMPVYWLGEVMNLITQSRYHDSWAFSWVPPLGYKNFSDDPKGWFLTLIIPWITLAILYIGIYGRVLRAAIIESLQEDYIRTARAKGLSETRILLRHALRTSLIAFVTLFGLDFGALVGGSALLTEVVFGLHGIGKLTYDALQNLDLPMIMATVMYASMFVVIANAVVDFVYILLDPRLRTS, from the coding sequence ATGATTTACGCCATCCTGCGCCGGTTCGGTCAGATGCTGTTCGTCATGTTCGGCATCTCGGTCATCGTCTTCCTGATCTTTTTCGCGACGCCGGGCGCCGACCCGGCCGCGCGCATCGCCGGCCGCAATGCGTCGCCCGAAGTGCTGGAGGCGGTGCGCCATAGCTTCGGCTTCGACCGGCCGCTCTACGTGCAATATGTGAAGATGATGGAGAAGATCTTCGTCACTGGCGACCTGACCTCTTTCGTCAACCGTGGCTGGAAGGTGGTGCCGGCAGTCATGGATTCCATTCCCGTCACGCTCTCGCTGGTGTTCGGGGCTGCGATCCTGTGGGTGGTTGTCTCCATCATCATCGGCATCGTTGCCGCCGCCACGCGCGACAGCTGGCTGGACAAGCTTCTGATGGCGCTGGGGCTGCTCGGCATTTCCATGCCGGTCTACTGGCTGGGCGAGGTGATGAACCTGATCACCCAGAGCCGCTACCATGACAGTTGGGCGTTCTCCTGGGTGCCGCCGCTCGGCTACAAGAATTTCTCCGACGATCCGAAGGGCTGGTTCCTGACGCTGATCATTCCATGGATCACGCTGGCCATCCTCTACATCGGCATCTATGGGCGGGTGCTGCGTGCGGCCATCATCGAATCCCTGCAGGAAGATTATATCCGCACGGCCCGGGCCAAGGGGCTGTCGGAGACCCGCATCCTGCTGCGCCATGCCTTGCGCACGTCGCTCATTGCCTTCGTCACCTTGTTCGGCCTCGACTTCGGCGCACTGGTGGGAGGCTCGGCGCTGCTGACCGAGGTGGTGTTCGGGCTGCACGGCATCGGCAAGCTCACCTATGACGCACTGCAAAACCTCGATCTGCCGATGATCATGGCAACGGTAATGTATGCTTCCATGTTCGTGGTGATCGCCAACGCGGTCGTCGATTTCGTCTACATCCTTCTCGATCCGCGCCTGAGGACATCATGA